The segment GATATAGATGAACAAACACTTGTAAAAGACGACTGGAATCAGTTATTTTTTCTATGACCATGACTGTAAATTGGGAAGTCAACGTCTCAAATGTTACAGGTCTAGAATCAAATCATGTCAGATTTTCACACACATTGGGTGAGTCAGTCGGGCCGGTTACACATTAAACCTGTAAGTAAGAAGACACCAAAGCCCACATTCCTATTTCTATTTTCATGGTCCGTACGTAGATAGACGTGAGTGAGAATCTCCATTCTCATTTCCTTTCAAGTTTTTCGTCCCATCTGAAGGTTCTTCAGAAATGGAAAGTAGTCAAAACCCAGATTGGGAAACCGAGTTCAACCGCTTCGAACAAGCCATCTCATCTTCCCCCGCTCCGATTCGTGTAAAATCCGTTATAAGGCTATCAGCTTTGGCTAATCAATCACCGGAGAGCATTCTCTCCCGCGCAATCCCGATCCTCGCGGGTCTCCTCCGCGTCTCCTCCGACGATCCCGACCGCTCCGTCCAAGCCGCAGCCGCGCATTGCCTGAAACGCATCGCCTGCCGCGGCGGCGAATTCGCGGCGAGGATGGGGAGGTGCGGCGCGATCGCCAGCTTGTTAGGGCTCTTACTCGAGGCGGCAACGAACGATAACGGCATTTCCCTCCGAACGATCTGGGTGAAGTGTCTGTGGAGTTTGGTTACCTTCGGATCTTCGATTCGGATCGGGTTAGCTAGGTTAGGCGGTGTAGAGATCGTGACACGTGAGTTGAACACGTgcgaagatgatgatgatgattcgaGTAATAGACGCTACTTGCTAGAGATCCTCACCGCCTTGGCGACGATACCAGAGAGCAGACGCGTTCCTGTTCTGGAGCTATTTCTCAGTTGTGTTACAACGTGAACGACCGCGAGGCTTTGTCTGAGTCTGGTATGATACCGATTCTGATTGAATGGCTGGGGGATGAGTCTGAAGAGCTTAGGGATAATGCAGCTGAGGCGCTTATTAATTTCTCTGAAGACCAAGATGATTATGGTGGAGTGCGTGAGGCTCTAAGCCATCCTGTGATTCAGAGTATGCAGGGCAGACTTGCTAGAATCAGAGCCTCTCATGAACATTTGGTTAGGTCAATGCGAAGGGTTACAATCGATCCTTATTTTCCCTGATGAGCAAATCCAACCTGTTTTGAtgtatatgtttataatataatttcgaaTTTTTGTGACTTTTGTTTCCTTCAGATGTTTGTATACATGTACCAGTAGATATTTGACTTTGAATGAATATAGATTACCACATCATTGATCTTCCTTTACATGATTGTGCATCCAATGGTTGGACCATACGAATCATAGACTACTACTTCATACATGTCAGGGTGTGGATGCTCATAGCAAATTCTGGAGCATTCAGCTAAGCAGCAATGTGCTGGAACGTTTTGATCTGTACCGTTGTTATCATCATCAGCAGTCTCCATGTTCTTGGAATTGTCGGTATcatcctcttcttgtggcttcTTCTCCACCTGATCATCATCTGGGTTAAACTCTTCAAGAGTCTCTAACATGGCGTAGCAAGCTTTCTTCCTCAAGGTGTCAACCAAACAAGCTGCATCAATTCCATCTCCGACCACTACAAGCTCATCCTCGAGTTCCCCTTCAATGGCCACAGAGATTACACCTGCAAGCAAGGTACATAGTTTTCATCCTTTAATTAGAAAACAGTTATGGTATTCTCTTTGTTATAACTGGAATATTTCACCCTTTGCATTGACTGCTACTTCCATTGCTTTCCTCCTGCATCTGTCGCAATTCACTGACAATTTGATACACATCTTCTTCTGCAAAATGCTccaataaaaccaaaatagaGAAACAGGTTAAGAGTAGCTGTAAGCAAAACGAAAGATGATGCAACAAGGCTGTTGGCAAGAGTCAGAGACCTTCATTTTCTTCTGACGGGGAAGCTCTGTTTTGGCCAAAGTGGAGGATTGAAGAAAAAACTATCACTGGGCTTGCGAAATGTACTTTGTTTCGAAAGCTATGTTTTGTGCTGAGCACGAAGAGCTAAGGGAGCAAAGTGAGACTTCTTCAAATGAAATGAGAGAAAGTCaagataatgttttttttctttgtaatcaaaCACATCATATAAATCTTGTGGATAGAAAatatcttttcctttttctgttTGTCTGATGATATAACTCGATAGCACATCATCTCGAGTACCATTTCATATACTCACAAGCATACATCTTCTAAGGAAGCATTGTATAACAAAACGAAAAGAATGTAAAATGGTTAAGGTAAGATCTCTTTAAATTCTTGACATGTTCGTCTTTGAAGCAGTGATCACGACGTATATTTTATAGGGGATAGTCTATTTTATAGGGGATAGTCTTTCCTCTTTTATGGGTTTGAGACTAGAAAAAATGCTTTGTCTCAGCTAAACATTATGtggatcaaaaaaaaaaaaaaacattggatCAACCTGGAATGGATTGGCCAACAAGGCTAAAGATTATACAAGGAGTGGCTAAGGGCAGCTTTGTAATTCTGGGTTTCTTAGTTGTTTATTTggtaaatgaaaacataaataaacgGCTAGATTTAGCTTTTTGCACACTGTATAAAATCTCTGAAGTGTCAAATCAACAAA is part of the Raphanus sativus cultivar WK10039 chromosome 5, ASM80110v3, whole genome shotgun sequence genome and harbors:
- the LOC108860997 gene encoding uncharacterized protein LOC108860997, with amino-acid sequence MESSQNPDWETEFNRFEQAISSSPAPIRVKSVIRLSALANQSPESILSRAIPILAGLLRVSSDDPDRSVQAAAAHCLKRIACRGGEFAARMGRCGAIASLLGLLLEAATNDNGISLRTIWVKCLWSLVTFGSSIRIGLARLGGVEIVTRELNTCEDDDDDSSNRRYLLEILTALATIPESRRVPVLELFLSCVTT
- the LOC108860996 gene encoding heavy metal-associated isoprenylated plant protein 47 is translated as MCIKLSVNCDRCRRKAMEVAVNAKGVISVAIEGELEDELVVVGDGIDAACLVDTLRKKACYAMLETLEEFNPDDDQVEKKPQEEDDTDNSKNMETADDDNNGTDQNVPAHCCLAECSRICYEHPHPDMYEVVVYDSYGPTIGCTIM